The sequence ATGATCTAACAACAACTCTTTGAAATCGTCTTCACCCATTGTTTTCAAATCAAGTTCTCTCAATTTGATCTGGGTTGATTTTTTACTGAACAAATCCTCGTAAGAATTTGTGATTTTATGCATGGCTTCCACTTCTTCTTGTGTGATAGGCTCTTTCTTTATTTCGCGCATCTCCCAGTCTCTCAGATCAAATTTTGCTAAAATTTTTCTGCATGTGTCGCAACTATTAAGATAAAATACTTTCTTCATCTATATATTAATTAATTATTTTTTAAAATTTCTCTCCAAATTGGATATTATTACAAGATACCACTTTAATATGGAAAAACAGCTATTTAATTTCACTTTATGATAATTAATGAATATCTTTATTAAAATTTAAATAAAAATGGATAATAAGCCTCTTACTTTTCAGTTTATTTCGGAGCCTTCAGATGTCAATTATGGGGGAAATGTACATGGTGGAAGCGTTATGAAATGGATTGACCAGGCAGGATACGCCTGCGCAACAACCTGGAGCGGAAATTATTCTGTAACAGTCTATGTAGGCGGAATTCGTTTTTATGAGCCAATAAAAATCGGAGAAATCGTAAAAGTTGAGGCTCAAGTCATCTATACCGGCTCATCCAGTATGCATATTTCGATCAATGTCTTCTCAAGAAACCTTAAACAACCGATTTTTGATAAAAAAACACACTGCATTATCGTTTTTGTGGCAGTTGATGAAAACGGTAAAAAGCTACCTGTTCCTAAATGGATTCCGGAAACCAATGAAGAAAAACAGCAGGAAATGTATGCCAAACGTCTGATGGAACTCAGAACGCAAATTGAAGATGAAATGAAACCTTTTCTTTAACAGAAAATTATGCAGAGAATTGATTTTTTGAAACTGTCATCTTTAGGTTTTTTGGGATTATATTCTTGCGGAATCTCAAAATCTATGAACACAAACCAACGTTTAGCTTTACAAATTTATACCATTCGGGACGCCGTCTCTCAAAATCTGGAAAAAGCCTTCGAGAAAATCGCTTCTTTAGGTTATAAAGATGTAGAAATCTATGGATATGATGGAACTTTTTTTGGCAAAAACAGAAATGAATTTCAATCTATTTTAAATAGCACAGGTTTAAAAGTCATCAGTTCGCATCATCGTACTGGAATCACCGATAAAGATGAAGGAACACTTTTAAAAAACTGGGAAAATACGCTAGATGATCTGAATTATATCGGCGCAAAATATGCCGTTTGCTCTTATCTTCCCGAAGCCGAAAGAAGTCTTGAAAATTACCGAAAACTTCCGGAAGTTTTGGAAAATGCTGGTAAAAATTCAAAGCAAAACGGAATCCAACTTGCGTATCACAATCACGATTTTGAATTTTTAAAAATGGATGATCAGAAGAATTTCTATGACTTCATTTTAGAAAATACTTCGCCGGATTTGGTTAAAATGGAACTTGATTTATATTGGATTGCAAAAGCAGGATTTGATCCGCTAACCTATTTTGAAAAATATCCTGGAAGATTTCCTTTATGGCATGTGAAAGACATGCAGAAAGAAACAAAAATTTCGCAGAAATCGGAAACGGAACTATTGATTTTAAAATAATTTTTGAAGCCAGAGAAAAAGCTGGTTTAGAATATTGGTTTGTTGAACAGGATTCGAGTGAGAGAGATATTTTTGAGAGTATTTCGATGAGTAAAAAATATGTTGAAAGCAATTCTTTCTTCTTCAATAAATAAATGCAAAAGTCTTCCAAATAATGGAAGACTTTCTATTTTTAAATGTTTTTTAATATTAACAAGTAATTACTTGCGGGCATCCCATATATTGACTGCAATATTTAGGTCCGGTCACTGCTCCGGTGCAGCTGCAACCGCAAAGTGATAAATCTGGAGTTCCGATTTTACCGACACCTCCTGCGATATCTTTCAGATCAGCACTCTTCAATTTCTTAGCGTTATTCAAAAATTTATTTGACATAATTCTGTGGTTTTACTTTGTTGGAGAAAGTTAAACAGCATCATTACAAGTATACACTTGCGGACATGCTATATAAGTTGAACAATAGAAAGGTCCCGTTACAGCACCAGAACAGCTACATCCACAAAGAGATAAATCTGGCTTACCAATTTTACCGACACCACCTACGATATCTTTTAGATCAGCACTTTTTAATTTCTTAGCATTTTTTAAAATTTCGTTTAACATAATGATTTGGGTTTTAAGTTAAAAAATATAAAAATCTATAATTTATACAGCAAAATCATCACAAGTATACACTTGTAGACAGCCAATATAAGTTGGGCAGTACTTAGGTCCCGTGACAGCACCTGAACAGCTGCATCCGCAAAGCGATAAATCTGGAGTCGCATTATCTACACTTACACCTCCAACGATGTCTTTCAGGTCAGCACTTTTTAATTTCTTAGCGTTTTTTAGAATTTCATTTAACATAATAATTTGGTTTTAAGTTGAAGCTCAAATTTAATAATTAAAACAACTACTTTGTAAATTATTTTATATTATTTATAACATTTAATATAAACTCTTAGTATTTAATTCTAAAAAACTAATATTTAATCTGCTTTTAATAAATACAACTCGATATTTTAAACCTGGTTTCAAAAAAATCCCTTCAAATTTCTTTGAAAGGATTCTAATTTTATTTTAAACCTGAATTATCTTGCGATATTAACAGCTCTAGTTTCTCTGATAACAGTAACTCTTACCTGTCCTGGATATGTCAATTCATTCTGAATTTTTTCTGAGATGTCGTAAGAAAGTTGAGAAGCAATTTCGTCATTTACTTTTCCGCTTTCTACCATTACTCTTAGTTCTCTACCCGCCTGAATTGCGTAAGCGCTTGAAACTCCTTCAAAGCTTAAAGCAGCAGCTTCAAGATCTTTCAATCTTTGGATATAAGATTCTAAAACCTGACGTCTTGCTCCTGGTCTTGCTCCTGAAATTGCATCGGCAACCTGAATAATCGGAGATAATAGTGAAGTCATTTCCACTTCGTCGTGGTGAGCACCAATTGCATTGATTACTTCAGGATTTTCACCGTATTTCTCTGCCCACTGCATTCCTAATAAGGCATGAGGAAGTTCAGATTCCTGCTCAGGAACTTTACCTATATCGTGTAAAAGACCTGCTCTTTTGGCCATTTTTACATTTAATCCTAATTCTGCAGCCATCGTCGCAGCAATGTTTGCTACTTCTCTTGAGTGTTGAAGAAGGTTTTGTCCGTACGACGAACGGTATTTCATTCTACCAACGATTTTTACCAATTCCGGGTGTAAACCGTGGATTCCAAGATCGATGATGGTTCTTTTCCCCACTTCAATAATCTCTTCTTCGATCATTTTTTTAGTTTTCTCTACAACCTCCTCGATTCTTGCGGGGTGAATTCTACCATCTGTTACCAATCTGTGAAGGGATAATCTTGCGATCTCTCTTCTTACCGGATCAAAACATGAAAGAAGAATAGCTTCCGGAGTATCATCAACAATGATTTCTACACCTGTCATCGCCTCTAAAGCACGGATATTTCTACCTTCTCTACCGATAATTCTACCTTTTACTTCGTCAGATTCGATGTTAAAAACAGATACTGAGTTTTCAATCGCCTGTTCTGTTCCGATTCTCTGAATGGTTTGGATAACGATTTTTCTCGCTTCACTTTTCGCATTCAACTGAGCTTCTTCCATGATGCTCTGAACATGCGCCTGAGCTCTAGTTTTCGCTTCAGCTTTCATGGTTTCTACCAATTCAGATTTAGCTTCTTCAGCGGTATAGTTTGAAATTTTCTCTAGCATTTCAACTTTCTTAGAAGTTGCTGAGTCTAATTCTTGTTGTTTTCTTTCTAAAACTTCGGTTTTCTTAGCGTAGTCAGCAATTTGTCTGTCTAAATCTTTTTCAAGTTTACCCGCTTTGCTCAGCTCGTCGTTCAGTTTGTTTTCTTTGTCTTTAACTCTTTTTTCGCCCTCCTGCATTTTTCTTTCACGAGACTGAATATCTGCATCGTGCTGAGATTTCAGTTCAAGAAACTTTTCTTTTGCCTGAAGATTTTTTTCTTTCTTTATCGATTCGGCTTGTACGTTAGCTTTTTCTATAAGGTTTTCGGCATTTTTTGTTGCATCGTCTATAATAAATTTGCCTTTAGCATTAAGAGAGCTTTTAGAAAATACCATTCCTAAAACAGCACCTATTACCAAACAAATAACGCCTATAATAATAGCGGTTGTTGTCATATATATATTGAGTTTTAATTGTCTAAATTTAAAAATAAAAAACCTACAATAATCCAGTGATTTAGAGTAAACTCCTGATCTCCACGATTTGATCTGATTCCTTCTCTCTGTAATCTGCGTAATGCAGCACGCCATTGAAAAGACTTTCGAACATTAATTGTTTAGTGTTGAGTTTACCTTAATGTGTTAGAATTACTGTAGGCAGTTTTTTCGGAAATTTACTTTCCGACTTCATTCAACGTCTGATTAATTTTTGCTAATCTTTCGTTGGTTGAATTTATATTTTTTTCGTAGTTCAGATTTACAACTTCTGCATTGGTTCCCAGTTTTAGGGCACACATTGCCAAAGCATCTTGTTTATCTCTCACATCGAAATTCTGTTCAAAATCTTTAATCATATTTTCAATCTGCTTCCCCACTTTGCGCAAAGTTTCTTCCTCTGCCGCGGGTACATTCAGCGGATATACTCTTCCTGCAATGTTGATGGTTATTCTCCTTACCTCCATTATAGTCCACTGTTTTGAAGCTGCGCAATACAAAAGTCTACTTCTTTTACCAATCTGTTGATATGGTTTTTCATGAGTCTGTTGTGTTCAGGATTTCCTGATATTGCTGAATACAATTTTATATTTTTCTGTTCTTCTGCTAATACCTGATTTTTCTTTCTTTCTTCTTCATATTTCTTCTTCAAGTCTTCATGCTCTTTATTCAACTCTGATAACTTTTCAGAAAGATTTTGATGACTTTTATGAAGATTCAAAATCTTTTTTTCCAATTCTGAAAAATTGTTTTCTAATTCTTGAAGCATTTCAGGTTTCTAAATATTCTAACTAAAAGCAAAAATATGAAAATAAAAAGACTAACAAAAATAAATGTCTCTATATTTTGACTAAA comes from Chryseobacterium sp. 3008163 and encodes:
- a CDS encoding sugar phosphate isomerase/epimerase family protein, with translation MQRIDFLKLSSLGFLGLYSCGISKSMNTNQRLALQIYTIRDAVSQNLEKAFEKIASLGYKDVEIYGYDGTFFGKNRNEFQSILNSTGLKVISSHHRTGITDKDEGTLLKNWENTLDDLNYIGAKYAVCSYLPEAERSLENYRKLPEVLENAGKNSKQNGIQLAYHNHDFEFLKMDDQKNFYDFILENTSPDLVKMELDLYWIAKAGFDPLTYFEKYPGRFPLWHVKDMQKETKISQKSETELLILK
- a CDS encoding acyl-CoA thioesterase, with the translated sequence MDNKPLTFQFISEPSDVNYGGNVHGGSVMKWIDQAGYACATTWSGNYSVTVYVGGIRFYEPIKIGEIVKVEAQVIYTGSSSMHISINVFSRNLKQPIFDKKTHCIIVFVAVDENGKKLPVPKWIPETNEEKQQEMYAKRLMELRTQIEDEMKPFL
- a CDS encoding cell division protein ZapA produces the protein MEVRRITINIAGRVYPLNVPAAEEETLRKVGKQIENMIKDFEQNFDVRDKQDALAMCALKLGTNAEVVNLNYEKNINSTNERLAKINQTLNEVGK
- a CDS encoding arsenate reductase family protein translates to MKKVFYLNSCDTCRKILAKFDLRDWEMREIKKEPITQEEVEAMHKITNSYEDLFSKKSTQIKLRELDLKTMGEDDFKELLLDHYTFLKRPVFLTDTEIFIGNDKKNIENLRAHFNGNN
- the rny gene encoding ribonuclease Y; protein product: MTTTAIIIGVICLVIGAVLGMVFSKSSLNAKGKFIIDDATKNAENLIEKANVQAESIKKEKNLQAKEKFLELKSQHDADIQSRERKMQEGEKRVKDKENKLNDELSKAGKLEKDLDRQIADYAKKTEVLERKQQELDSATSKKVEMLEKISNYTAEEAKSELVETMKAEAKTRAQAHVQSIMEEAQLNAKSEARKIVIQTIQRIGTEQAIENSVSVFNIESDEVKGRIIGREGRNIRALEAMTGVEIIVDDTPEAILLSCFDPVRREIARLSLHRLVTDGRIHPARIEEVVEKTKKMIEEEIIEVGKRTIIDLGIHGLHPELVKIVGRMKYRSSYGQNLLQHSREVANIAATMAAELGLNVKMAKRAGLLHDIGKVPEQESELPHALLGMQWAEKYGENPEVINAIGAHHDEVEMTSLLSPIIQVADAISGARPGARRQVLESYIQRLKDLEAAALSFEGVSSAYAIQAGRELRVMVESGKVNDEIASQLSYDISEKIQNELTYPGQVRVTVIRETRAVNIAR